A single region of the Brachypodium distachyon strain Bd21 chromosome 3, Brachypodium_distachyon_v3.0, whole genome shotgun sequence genome encodes:
- the LOC100825947 gene encoding phospholipase A1-II 7 — MSIPIIGRITSRLPTVPVPNPIGIIGGNGSTTASPPAPITGTIATRWRELHGETSWKNLLDPLDPHLRATLIAYGELAQATYDGFNSERRSPNAGSCLHGHDDLLTASSVSSPGHYKVTRFIYATSSIPLPESFLCLPLPSLPDAWSRDSNWIGYVAVATDEGAEALGRRDIVVAWRGTVKNLEWVNDLDFTPVSAAPVLGSAAGKNRLAVVHRGFLSVYTSSNKSSKFTKTSARDQVLEEVRRLVELHKDEETSITVTGHSLGASLATLNAVDLVSSGTNKPSSSDGDKKPFPVTAIVFASPHVGDRFFRSAFGSFPDLKALHVQNVGDIVPLYPPLGYVDVATELTIRTIRSPYLSVPGTPVTLHNLECYLHGVAGEQGSRGGFKLEVARDVALVNKGVDALTDEHPVPAGWWTPKHRCMVRGDDGRWTLQDFKHI; from the exons ATGTCAATCCCGATCATCGGACGCATAACCAGCAGGCTGCCTACAGTGCCAGTGCCAAACCCAATCGGCATCATCGGCGGCAACGGATCCACAacagcctcgccgccggcaccgaTCACGGGCACCATCGCGACCCGGTGGCGCGAGCTCCACGGCGAGACGTCGTGGAAGAACCTCCTGGACCCGCTGGACCCGCACCTCCGGGCGACGCTGATCGCCTACGGGGAGCTCGCGCAGGCCACCTACGACGGGTTCAACTCGGAGCGCCGCTCCCCGAACGCCGGCTCCTGCCTGCACGGCCACGACGACCTCCTCACCGCCTCCAGCGTCTCCAGCCCGGGCCACTACAAGGTCACCAGGTTCATCTACGCCACGTCGTCGATCCCCTTGCCGGAGTCCTTCCTCTGCCTGCCGCTGCCGTCTCTCCCGGACGCCTGGAGCCGGGACTCCAACTGGATCGGCTACGTGGCCGTGGCCACCGACGAGGGAGCCGAGGCGCTTGGCAGGCGCGACATCGTGGTTGCCTGGCGTGGCACCGTGAAGAACCTCGAGTGGGTCAATGACCTGGACTTCACCCCCGTgtccgccgcgcccgtgctgGGCTCGGCCGCCGGCAAGAACCGGCTCGCCGTCGTGCACCGTGGTTTCCTGTCCGTCTACACGTCCAGCAACAAGAGCTCCAAGTTCACCAAGACCAGCGCCAGAGATCAG GTGCTGGAGGAGGTGAGGAGGCTTGTGGAGCTACACAAGGACGAGGAGACGAGCATCACGGTTACAGGCCACAGCCTAGGGGCCTCCCTCGCCACCCTCAACGCCGTCGACCTGGTATCCAGCGGCACCAACAAaccttcctcctccgatgGCGACAAGAAGCCATTCCCCGTTACAGCCATCGTGTTCGCGAGCCCGCACGTCGGGGACCGGTTCTTCCGGTCGGCTTTCGGCTCCTTCCCGGACCTGAAAGCCCTCCACGTCCAAAATGTAGGGGACATCGTGCCATTGTACCCGCCGCTGGGTTACGTGGACGTGGCCACGGAGCTGACCATCAGGACGATCCGGTCGCCGTACCTGAGCGTGCCCGGCACGCCGGTGACGCTGCACAACCTCGAGTGCTACCTGCACGGCGTGGCCGGGGAGCAAGGGAGCAGGGGAGGGTTCAAGCTGGAGGTGGCCCGCGACGTGGCGCTGGTGAACAAGGGCGTGGACGCGCTCACGGACGAGCACCCGGTGCCCGCCGGGTGGTGGACGCCCAAGCACAGGTGCATGGTCCGGGGCGACGATGGCCGCTGGACGCTCCAGGACTTCAAGCACATTTGA